One Manihot esculenta cultivar AM560-2 chromosome 18, M.esculenta_v8, whole genome shotgun sequence genomic window carries:
- the LOC122722402 gene encoding uncharacterized protein LOC122722402 — protein MARRCKLRKENSININLENETENNVNQNFQETQELYQNQASNFQGNTSQKTMRYHYEGHFIFSPNRIYENGRFMEKPNFDVDFISFFDILDDLKKDCGFDVIKGDKFYYLKADKSLSDLDALIEVKDDTDVKNMMDSYKKFPSKPIDIYTLFRDYDILPNGLGDELPAVTVDHTSNQLQNPNATAATGSNIIKRKTRGPTRCLKITQLENGQKLPVEFDEDDQAIGDNATAFVWFLGQIIRSVSCCPLQVKQWNKITDDKLDLMWSTILVRKFILNYIHYKMIIIFLVLLSIIIFISYFFAKRKVHF, from the exons ATGGCTCGACGATGCAAGTTGCGGAAAGAGAATTCCATCAATATTAACTTGGAAAATGAGACTGAAAATAATGTTAACCAGAACTTTCAAGAAACTCAAGAGTTATACCAAAATCAGGCTTCAAATTTTCaag ggAATACTAGTCAGAAGACAATGAGGTATCATTATGAAggtcattttatattttcaccaAATAGAATATATGAAAATGGTAGGTTCATGGAGAAACctaattttgatgttgatttcaTCTCATTTTTTGATATATTGGATGACTTGAAAAAGGATTGTGGATTTGATGTTATAAAaggagataaattttattacttgaagGCTGATAAATCTCTTAGTGATCTTGATGCATTGATAGAGGTTAAAGATGATACAGATGTGAAAAATATGATGGATAGTTATAAGAAGTTCCCTTCGAAACCCATTGATATATACACTCTATTTCGAGATTATGATATTTTACCAAATGGACTTGGTGACGAGCTACCCGCAGTTACTGTTGATCACACTTCTAATCAACTTCAAAATCCAAATGCAACTGCAGCAACAG gttccaatataattaaaagaaaaactagagGACCAACACGATGCTTGAAAATCACACAATTGGAGAATGGACAAAAATTGCCAGTAGAATTTGATGAAGATGATCAAGCTATTGGTGATAATGCTACTGCATTTGTTTGGTTTTTAGGACAAATTATTAGAAGTGTGTCGTGTTGTCCATTGCAAGTGAAACAATGGAATAAGATTACCGATGATAAGCTCGACCTTATGTGGTCTACCATATTAGTacgaaaatttatattaaattacatccattataaaatgattataatttttttagttctatTAAGTATCATAATATTTATTTCTTACTTCTTTGCTAAAAGGAAAGTTCACTTTTGA